The following are encoded in a window of Vigna unguiculata cultivar IT97K-499-35 chromosome 8, ASM411807v1, whole genome shotgun sequence genomic DNA:
- the LOC114195206 gene encoding protein EARLY FLOWERING 4-like codes for MNSDSSRRSPATEHDGVGADPVVWAAVDESLREVQSMLDRNRHLIDEVNENQHSRLRHNMVKNVSLIQELNGNISKVLSLYSDLNSNFSAAFQNHHSAANVAPDKS; via the coding sequence ATGAACAGCGACTCCTCCCGCCGATCCCCCGCCACCGAACACGACGGCGTCGGCGCCGACCCCGTGGTGTGGGCGGCGGTCGATGAGAGCCTCCGCGAGGTGCAGTCGATGTTGGACCGCAACCGCCACCTGATCGATGAGGTGAACGAGAATCAACACTCGAGGCTCCGCCACAACATGGTCAAGAACGTGTCCCTCATTCAGGAGCTCAACGGCAACATCTCCAAGGTCCTCTCTCTCTACTCCGACCTCAACTCCAATTTCTCCGCCGCCTTCCAGAACCACCACTCCGCCGCCAACGTCGCCCCTGACAAATCGTGA